Proteins encoded by one window of Candidatus Odinarchaeum yellowstonii:
- a CDS encoding TldD/PmbA family protein, translating into METNYIIDVMEKALLEACKNTLYADVLFNQVKSTAILKDKVEEKIYNPNMSSGLAVRVLRGNGVWLETGTCNLTDKRKLLNSIRKLVKKCKPTDSEVKLYPVKPWMINSKIQPIIDFENIPLEEKLEKVRKTFSTASKKDERIANTKVLYAESLNEKIFMNSEGSNLRQVIPRTRFSVLCIAKESGRIDYDYLSLGHTGGYELVEKIREEEIEEVAESAIELLKAAEAPAGLLPVILSPSMTGTFAHESFGHGCEADQVLRKRSYLINYLGEKIGGEDLTLYDNGTYPGGYGTILFDDEGVKAGKTVIVENGVLKTFLHDRLTATVMNAEPTGNCRRESFMRRNFIRMTNTYIAPGGWELNDMISDIKLGVLMTRFESGMEDPAGGGMQLKAKKGYLIESGRITRVLSNLALTGEVLEFVKNIDAISGVKDFELDSGTCGKGHEDYVPVGSGGPYIRSKGIVSQG; encoded by the coding sequence ATGGAGACAAATTATATAATAGACGTAATGGAGAAAGCGCTTCTTGAAGCTTGTAAAAACACTCTATACGCTGACGTGCTATTTAACCAGGTAAAAAGCACAGCTATTTTAAAAGATAAAGTAGAGGAGAAAATCTACAATCCGAATATGAGTTCAGGTCTAGCTGTCAGAGTTTTAAGAGGGAACGGTGTTTGGCTGGAGACTGGAACCTGTAATCTAACAGATAAAAGAAAACTCTTAAACTCGATTAGAAAACTTGTTAAAAAATGTAAGCCAACAGATAGTGAAGTTAAACTTTACCCTGTTAAACCTTGGATGATTAACAGCAAGATACAACCTATAATAGACTTTGAGAATATTCCATTAGAGGAGAAGCTTGAAAAAGTTAGAAAAACTTTCAGCACAGCTTCGAAAAAAGATGAGAGAATCGCGAACACAAAAGTATTATACGCTGAGTCTTTAAACGAGAAAATATTCATGAACAGTGAGGGTTCCAATCTAAGACAGGTTATACCTAGAACAAGATTCAGCGTACTCTGCATTGCTAAAGAATCTGGTAGAATAGACTACGACTACCTATCTTTAGGCCACACAGGCGGCTACGAGCTTGTTGAAAAAATTAGAGAAGAAGAGATAGAGGAGGTTGCAGAAAGCGCGATAGAGCTTTTAAAAGCGGCTGAAGCCCCAGCCGGGCTTCTACCAGTTATTTTAAGCCCGAGCATGACCGGTACCTTCGCACATGAATCATTCGGTCACGGATGTGAAGCAGATCAAGTTTTACGTAAAAGATCATATTTAATAAATTATCTAGGGGAAAAAATAGGCGGCGAAGATCTTACATTATACGATAATGGAACATACCCTGGCGGATACGGCACAATATTATTCGACGATGAAGGAGTTAAAGCTGGTAAAACCGTGATCGTTGAAAACGGGGTTCTGAAAACATTTCTACACGATCGCTTAACAGCCACGGTTATGAATGCTGAGCCTACTGGAAACTGTAGAAGAGAAAGTTTTATGCGGAGAAATTTTATTCGAATGACTAACACCTACATAGCACCAGGCGGCTGGGAGCTTAACGATATGATCTCGGATATTAAACTAGGAGTATTAATGACCAGATTTGAATCCGGTATGGAGGATCCAGCCGGGGGTGGAATGCAGTTGAAAGCTAAAAAAGGGTATTTAATAGAGTCGGGAAGAATCACCAGAGTTCTATCAAATCTAGCCTTAACAGGTGAAGTTTTAGAATTCGTTAAAAACATTGACGCTATAAGTGGAGTGAAAGATTTCGAACTAGACAGCGGAACATGCGGAAAAGGACATGAAGATTATGTCCCAGTCGGCAGCGGAGGCCCTTATATAAGATCTAAAGGAATAGTAAGCCAAGGTTGA